In one Zymobacter palmae genomic region, the following are encoded:
- the pgaA gene encoding poly-beta-1,6 N-acetyl-D-glucosamine export porin PgaA, whose protein sequence is MNKTSLLALCLLLGAQTAGAGSVVPDAHYDDLVRKARSGDTAPALEYLRQHVKEQTRQQQEDHIVIASWAGRDSEVLEAYAHVQDTSALSAPILASVARAYRNTRDYERAAQLYRQAEKIAPDDPQWVMGEMLVMADGKRGRDAIARGRPWLGKVSSQDEARLRTVMAYAWLSVGERFEALHEVHQAFLLEHPGPFDRDVLERYGQVLSRAELPMAGLEVDARLTPVQRLQKQADEMALQVRMSHTGGRQEADRFVAPDELISRYHSLLSQCDRTPGAEGVARQMRIDRMGAYEARSMHRQVVAEYEQLSREGRIPSYAEAWVAQAYMALHNPGKADELFRDVIAHESPKDDHWTEDNQNHVRSLLEDDRPGDARQAMDTLLPTIPKVHWSINYPLPQVNENWLSTQLLDVDVMQANGDERKAFVKSRHLCEIAPAQTSPCIGYGALLEEQGRYRDAEYQYLVVQSGMPRNQSLEVAQLVNALNLREWHRADVLAEGLTQRFTDEEGSRQALRQNEIAHMAEFQLSASKGHSHSHGSNGSNGNPIRGNDDLHIEGTLYSPRFGDHWRAFLGADYTSGEFGTEESTTDHGRWQRGGVEYTDRNTVATLEASTQRFGDVGQQMGGKVTVDRDINDRWHYGAAYSFRSAETPLRARAEGIWANQGDVHASWTPSNRTSVQLSLSPWHFSDGNWRWQSSLSGSQRLWTWPHARLDGLLAISGSRNSISHIAGDSSSDAGNRKEGVDYYSPKSDLSIMPGLRLTHALYRHYDRQWEHYLELGAGRYYENYTWHDSQGDHNRHDNTPLWMARYGQDIQLSDVLNVGASAQVTRQSYDGVSERDIQLMLDMNYRF, encoded by the coding sequence ATGAATAAGACTTCTTTGTTGGCGTTATGTCTGCTGTTAGGTGCTCAGACAGCAGGAGCTGGCAGCGTCGTGCCTGATGCTCACTACGACGACCTAGTGCGCAAGGCGCGCAGCGGTGATACAGCTCCTGCTCTTGAGTATCTTCGACAGCATGTCAAAGAACAGACCAGGCAGCAGCAGGAAGATCACATCGTCATCGCCTCATGGGCTGGCCGCGATAGCGAAGTGCTGGAGGCCTATGCGCATGTGCAGGACACGTCAGCGCTGTCTGCTCCCATTCTGGCCAGTGTCGCTCGGGCTTATCGCAATACGCGTGATTACGAGCGCGCCGCCCAACTGTACCGTCAGGCCGAGAAAATCGCCCCCGATGACCCTCAGTGGGTGATGGGCGAGATGCTGGTGATGGCGGATGGCAAGCGTGGACGCGATGCCATCGCGCGCGGTCGGCCATGGCTGGGCAAAGTGTCCTCTCAGGATGAAGCTCGCCTGCGTACGGTCATGGCCTATGCCTGGCTATCGGTTGGAGAGCGCTTCGAGGCGCTTCATGAAGTGCATCAGGCCTTCCTATTGGAGCATCCCGGTCCGTTCGATCGTGACGTGCTGGAGCGCTACGGGCAGGTGCTGTCGCGTGCCGAGCTGCCGATGGCAGGGCTGGAAGTCGATGCGCGCCTGACGCCCGTTCAGCGCTTGCAGAAGCAGGCCGACGAGATGGCGCTGCAGGTGCGTATGAGCCATACCGGTGGGCGACAGGAAGCGGATCGCTTCGTGGCACCTGACGAGCTGATCTCTCGTTACCACTCGCTGCTGTCGCAGTGTGATCGCACCCCCGGTGCAGAAGGCGTTGCGCGCCAGATGCGTATCGACCGCATGGGCGCCTACGAGGCGCGTAGCATGCACCGTCAGGTCGTGGCTGAGTACGAGCAGCTGAGCCGTGAAGGACGTATTCCATCCTATGCCGAAGCGTGGGTGGCCCAGGCCTATATGGCACTGCACAACCCCGGTAAGGCGGATGAGCTGTTCCGTGATGTCATTGCCCATGAGTCGCCCAAGGACGATCACTGGACTGAAGACAATCAGAACCATGTGCGCAGTCTGCTGGAAGATGATCGCCCCGGTGATGCGCGTCAGGCGATGGACACGCTGCTGCCGACGATTCCCAAAGTGCACTGGTCAATCAACTACCCACTGCCGCAGGTCAATGAAAACTGGCTGTCTACCCAGCTGCTGGACGTTGACGTGATGCAGGCCAACGGTGACGAACGCAAGGCGTTCGTGAAGTCGCGTCACCTGTGCGAGATCGCGCCGGCTCAGACGTCGCCGTGCATTGGTTATGGCGCGCTGTTGGAAGAGCAAGGGCGCTACCGCGATGCGGAGTACCAGTATCTGGTGGTGCAAAGTGGTATGCCGCGTAACCAGTCGCTGGAAGTTGCGCAGTTAGTGAATGCGCTCAACCTGCGTGAATGGCACCGCGCCGATGTGCTGGCCGAAGGGCTGACACAGCGCTTCACCGATGAAGAGGGCTCTCGTCAGGCGCTGCGCCAGAACGAGATTGCGCATATGGCAGAGTTCCAGTTGAGCGCGAGCAAAGGCCATTCTCATTCGCACGGTAGCAATGGCAGCAACGGTAACCCGATCCGCGGTAACGACGATCTGCATATCGAAGGCACGCTCTACAGCCCACGCTTTGGCGATCACTGGCGGGCTTTCCTTGGTGCTGACTACACCTCGGGCGAGTTCGGTACTGAAGAGTCAACGACAGATCATGGCCGCTGGCAGCGTGGCGGGGTCGAGTACACCGATCGCAATACGGTCGCGACGCTTGAAGCGTCCACTCAGCGTTTTGGTGACGTTGGGCAGCAGATGGGGGGCAAGGTGACGGTTGATCGTGACATCAACGATCGCTGGCACTACGGCGCGGCTTATAGCTTCCGGTCCGCCGAAACGCCGCTGCGTGCACGGGCAGAAGGAATCTGGGCCAACCAGGGTGACGTACATGCCAGTTGGACGCCGTCCAACCGTACTAGCGTGCAGCTCTCCCTGTCGCCGTGGCACTTCTCCGATGGCAACTGGCGTTGGCAAAGCTCGTTGAGCGGTAGCCAGCGGCTGTGGACGTGGCCGCACGCGCGCCTGGACGGCCTGCTAGCGATCAGTGGCAGCCGCAACAGCATCAGCCATATCGCTGGTGATAGTTCCAGCGATGCGGGCAACAGAAAGGAAGGGGTAGATTATTACAGTCCGAAAAGCGATCTCTCCATCATGCCGGGGCTGCGTCTGACGCATGCGCTGTATCGGCACTACGACCGCCAGTGGGAACACTATCTGGAGCTGGGAGCTGGGCGTTATTACGAAAACTATACCTGGCATGATAGTCAGGGCGATCACAACCGCCACGACAATACGCCTCTGTGGATGGCGCGCTATGGTCAGGATATTCAGTTGAGCGATGTCCTGAATGTCGGTGCGTCCGCGCAGGTCACTCGTCAGTCGTATGACGGTGTGAGCGAAAGGGACATCCAACTGATGCTCGATATGAATTACAGGTTCTAG
- the pgaB gene encoding poly-beta-1,6-N-acetyl-D-glucosamine N-deacetylase PgaB translates to MMMKRVLCCLLGLALPMLNACAEQGGMFTPPTERPDMVSEQPWPKNHVLVLAYHDIMDSEPDQQYVATRTANFVAQMRWLKANHYVPVSMDQIFAARDGKADLPEKAVLLTFDDGYRSMYDRVFPILKRNHWPALFAPVGAWLDTPQDQMVNFSGKMRPRDKFVTWDQVREMSDSGLIEIASHTQDMHKGIIANPQGNVEPAAASLAYDPVKKRYETLDEFRHRFDLDATTITNTITRVTGKAPRVWVWPYGASSGIGLEVIKEHGYQSAMTLDEGLLDVRNLMNVPRTLVAYDPNVDAFSSWVADAQEKPVMRTVRVDLDYVYDPDPKRMDENVGRLIQRLADLRPSVVMLQAFADPKGDGLIKEVYFPNSQLPMRADLLNRVTVQIHTRMPERARVFVWMPVLTFDLKGLPHVMEMTPEGKRRIDPHQYRRLTPFNSEVRARIKALYRDMAVSVPSIEGVAFHDDLVMSDYEDVSDAGLAAMRKAGFGDDVLALRKDHDRSMAWARYKGRFMNAFTKELMDEVHSLRGTDVKSARNIFIEPVLNPDSEEWFAQNLDDTLDAYDYVMPMLMPYMEGVRDPKAIHDWMARAVERVRQHPNGLQKTIFELQAQDWRSDTDGHGDRWISSEVLGGWMKDLFSMGVVHLGYYPDDFYHNTPSQKVIRSVMSPSWAPD, encoded by the coding sequence ATGATGATGAAAAGAGTGTTGTGCTGCCTGCTCGGTCTGGCCTTGCCCATGCTGAACGCCTGTGCCGAGCAGGGGGGCATGTTTACGCCGCCCACCGAACGACCTGACATGGTGAGTGAACAGCCGTGGCCGAAGAACCATGTGCTGGTGCTGGCTTATCACGACATCATGGACAGCGAACCCGATCAGCAGTACGTGGCGACGCGCACGGCCAACTTCGTGGCGCAGATGCGCTGGCTGAAAGCCAACCACTATGTGCCGGTATCAATGGATCAGATCTTTGCAGCCCGCGATGGCAAGGCCGATCTGCCTGAAAAAGCGGTGCTGCTGACCTTCGATGACGGCTATCGCAGCATGTATGACCGGGTGTTCCCGATCCTTAAGCGCAACCACTGGCCGGCACTGTTCGCACCGGTAGGCGCATGGCTCGATACCCCGCAGGACCAGATGGTGAACTTCAGCGGCAAGATGCGCCCGCGTGACAAGTTCGTGACCTGGGATCAGGTGCGCGAAATGTCCGATTCAGGGCTGATCGAGATCGCATCGCATACGCAGGACATGCACAAGGGGATCATCGCCAACCCGCAGGGGAACGTTGAGCCTGCTGCAGCGTCATTGGCCTACGATCCGGTTAAGAAGCGCTATGAAACGCTGGATGAGTTCCGTCACCGCTTTGATCTGGACGCCACGACCATCACCAATACCATCACCCGTGTGACGGGAAAAGCGCCTCGCGTGTGGGTATGGCCGTACGGTGCGTCCAGCGGTATCGGTCTGGAAGTCATCAAGGAACACGGCTATCAGTCGGCCATGACGCTGGATGAAGGCCTGTTGGACGTTCGCAACCTGATGAATGTGCCGCGCACGCTGGTGGCCTACGACCCCAACGTTGATGCCTTTTCCAGTTGGGTGGCTGACGCGCAGGAAAAACCGGTCATGCGCACGGTGCGCGTCGATCTGGACTATGTCTATGACCCCGATCCCAAACGGATGGATGAAAACGTCGGGCGTCTAATTCAGCGTCTAGCGGATCTGCGCCCGTCGGTCGTCATGCTGCAGGCGTTTGCCGACCCGAAAGGGGACGGCCTGATCAAGGAAGTCTACTTCCCCAACAGTCAGCTGCCGATGCGTGCCGACCTGCTGAACCGTGTGACGGTGCAGATCCACACTCGCATGCCGGAGCGCGCGCGCGTCTTTGTCTGGATGCCGGTTCTGACCTTCGATCTGAAGGGGCTACCGCACGTCATGGAAATGACGCCGGAAGGCAAGCGTCGCATTGACCCGCATCAGTACCGCCGTTTGACGCCGTTCAACTCGGAAGTCCGCGCGCGCATCAAAGCGCTCTACCGTGACATGGCCGTCAGTGTGCCGTCGATCGAAGGGGTCGCCTTCCACGATGACCTGGTGATGTCCGATTACGAAGACGTGAGTGATGCCGGTCTGGCCGCGATGCGCAAGGCAGGTTTCGGCGACGATGTGCTGGCGCTGCGCAAGGACCACGATCGCAGCATGGCATGGGCGCGCTACAAGGGCCGCTTTATGAATGCGTTCACCAAAGAGTTGATGGATGAAGTGCACTCGCTGCGCGGTACGGATGTGAAGTCCGCTCGCAACATCTTCATCGAACCGGTACTTAACCCGGACAGCGAAGAGTGGTTCGCCCAGAACTTGGATGACACGCTGGATGCCTACGACTACGTGATGCCAATGCTGATGCCTTATATGGAAGGCGTTCGCGATCCGAAGGCAATTCACGACTGGATGGCACGCGCTGTCGAACGCGTGCGTCAGCATCCCAATGGGCTGCAGAAGACCATCTTCGAGCTGCAGGCGCAGGACTGGCGGTCGGATACCGACGGTCACGGCGATCGCTGGATTTCAAGCGAAGTTTTAGGCGGCTGGATGAAGGATCTGTTCAGCATGGGCGTGGTTCACCTCGGGTACTACCCAGATGACTTCTATCACAACACCCCCAGTCAGAAAGTGATTCGCTCTGTCATGTCGCCGTCTTGGGCTCCGGACTGA
- the pgaB gene encoding poly-beta-1,6-N-acetyl-D-glucosamine N-deacetylase PgaB codes for MNKVFRLLSVGLLAALSGCAGQHPVFTPPLERPLAVRDTPWPRNQVLVLAYHDIMDSEPDQQYVATRTANFIAQMRWLQVNHYVPVSMDQIFAASEGKSELPEKAVLLTFDDGYRSMYDRVFPILKRNHWPALFAPVGRWIDTPEGQPVDFSGKLRPRDKFVTWDQVREMSDSGLVEIGSHTQDLHHGVLANPQGNVEPAAAALKYDPVTKRYETLEEFRQRIDRDVSAITSTLTRVDGKPPRVWVWPYGAASGIALDVARQHHYRAAMTLEDGLLDVHNLMNVPRMLVANDPDIDGFVANAVQLQEHPPIRSVRVDLDAIYDPDPAQMEENVGRVVQRLSEVQPTVIIVKGFVSPAHPGEPVRETYFPNHVLPMKADLFNRTVHQIHSRLLFDPRVYAWIPTLAAEQGAAVPLCSTSPYRASPFSPVVQRQLRTLYRDMAASVPTLEGVMFDEDASDAVCEGESPARLAQAQGDLSVQLSDEVRAVRGQDVKTLQVVVTGAHETACQAVARTLTHHDHALLRLSPGAREGAGNVVTHAQAQALLKTVNELPNGMARTLFEVERQTPAGKVIADEQVGKWLVWLANRSVIHLGYAPDDAQANRPVLRNMAPLFESRWQE; via the coding sequence ATGAACAAGGTATTTCGTCTGCTGTCTGTCGGGCTGCTAGCTGCGCTGTCGGGCTGTGCGGGCCAGCACCCCGTGTTCACGCCACCGCTTGAGCGTCCGCTTGCTGTTCGTGATACGCCATGGCCGCGCAATCAGGTGTTGGTACTGGCCTACCACGACATCATGGACAGTGAGCCGGATCAACAGTACGTGGCGACGCGCACGGCTAATTTCATTGCTCAGATGCGCTGGCTGCAGGTGAACCACTATGTTCCTGTGTCGATGGATCAGATTTTCGCGGCCAGCGAAGGCAAGAGCGAGCTGCCGGAAAAGGCGGTGCTGCTGACCTTCGATGACGGCTATCGCAGTATGTACGACCGCGTGTTCCCGATTCTCAAACGCAATCACTGGCCGGCGCTGTTCGCTCCGGTGGGGCGCTGGATCGACACGCCGGAAGGACAGCCGGTCGATTTTAGTGGCAAGTTGCGCCCGCGTGACAAGTTTGTCACCTGGGATCAGGTCCGCGAAATGTCCGACTCGGGGTTGGTCGAGATCGGATCGCATACGCAGGATTTGCACCACGGCGTGCTGGCGAATCCGCAGGGTAACGTGGAGCCAGCAGCGGCAGCGCTGAAATACGATCCGGTGACCAAACGCTATGAAACACTGGAAGAGTTCCGCCAGCGTATCGACCGCGATGTCAGTGCCATCACGAGTACGCTGACACGGGTGGACGGCAAGCCGCCGCGGGTTTGGGTATGGCCTTATGGTGCAGCCAGCGGTATTGCGCTGGATGTGGCGCGCCAGCACCACTATCGGGCTGCTATGACGCTTGAGGATGGGCTGCTCGACGTTCACAACCTGATGAACGTGCCGCGTATGCTGGTCGCCAACGACCCCGATATCGACGGCTTCGTGGCCAATGCCGTTCAGTTGCAGGAACACCCGCCAATCCGTTCAGTGCGTGTCGATCTCGATGCGATCTACGACCCTGATCCCGCGCAGATGGAAGAGAACGTTGGGCGAGTAGTGCAGCGCCTGTCGGAGGTTCAGCCCACTGTCATCATCGTCAAGGGATTTGTATCACCTGCTCATCCCGGTGAGCCAGTACGTGAAACGTACTTTCCAAACCATGTGTTGCCCATGAAGGCTGATCTGTTCAACCGTACAGTGCATCAGATCCATTCTCGCCTGCTGTTCGACCCGCGCGTCTATGCGTGGATTCCGACACTGGCGGCAGAACAGGGGGCGGCTGTGCCGTTATGCTCAACTTCGCCCTATCGTGCCTCACCGTTCAGTCCTGTCGTGCAGCGCCAGCTGCGTACGCTGTACCGCGACATGGCGGCCAGTGTGCCGACTCTGGAAGGTGTGATGTTTGATGAGGATGCCAGCGATGCCGTCTGTGAGGGCGAATCCCCTGCGCGGCTTGCGCAGGCGCAGGGCGACCTCAGTGTTCAGCTGAGCGATGAAGTGCGTGCCGTACGCGGGCAGGATGTGAAGACGCTGCAAGTAGTGGTTACGGGCGCGCATGAGACTGCTTGCCAAGCGGTCGCGCGCACGCTGACGCACCACGATCATGCGCTATTGCGGCTGTCGCCGGGTGCGCGCGAGGGCGCGGGTAATGTCGTGACGCATGCTCAGGCGCAGGCGTTGCTGAAGACAGTGAACGAGCTCCCCAACGGCATGGCGCGCACGCTGTTTGAAGTGGAGCGTCAGACGCCTGCGGGCAAGGTGATCGCGGACGAACAGGTCGGGAAGTGGCTGGTCTGGCTTGCTAACCGAAGCGTTATCCATCTGGGCTATGCCCCTGACGATGCACAGGCCAACCGTCCTGTGTTGCGTAATATGGCGCCACTGTTCGAGTCGCGCTGGCAGGAATAG